Proteins from a genomic interval of Bacillota bacterium:
- a CDS encoding efflux RND transporter periplasmic adaptor subunit: MRKTGTIRKVAVWVLVVMLLAGGGWWWWQRGRVAQTQPGFVTVPVRRGDLVLAVEGSGPVQPVANTVVQAAVGGTVAEVLVKEGQRVRAGDILVRLDDSSARTALEQARLDLESARLRLASMRRPPTEAELASARAALTTAEAQLAQRREEQAALEVVSPGNGQVLDCAVATGDAVTPGTLLCRVADLSRLKGVFSVDQVHARYVEPGDFVDVSVSAITGNLVGCRVESVSREATVSGSRGYFQVTVALPGTSGLMPGMSATMTFEGAWGPASASGQIQAAEEWQVRARVSGKVGSLAVKEGDGVTAGQVLMRLENTALAAQIAQAEAQVKSAREELARLLAGGTVAKSEDIAAQELAVERARLAVEERERALADLVIRAPCDGMVVRLGSSTGTGGASGGGTGTSEGASGLRAGDRLAAGAQVAIIWSDTSYQVEVPVDELDVARLQVGMPAEVKVAALGQGLLPGRVTRVALEGVVKDGITTYPVTVVVDSVPGLRVGMNADVRIEVERREGVLYLPVEAVRSQGGRQVVMVLEGGQPRPVVVETGLRTETAVEIRQGLEEGQAVVISTSQRAGQEARPGMFPFFPGQMQPRTPGQSAPRATPGGGR, translated from the coding sequence GTGAGGAAAACGGGGACGATCCGCAAGGTGGCAGTGTGGGTGCTGGTCGTCATGCTCCTGGCAGGGGGCGGCTGGTGGTGGTGGCAGAGGGGCCGGGTGGCCCAGACCCAGCCCGGCTTTGTCACCGTCCCCGTGCGCCGGGGAGATCTGGTCCTGGCCGTGGAGGGTTCCGGCCCCGTGCAGCCCGTGGCGAACACGGTGGTGCAGGCAGCGGTAGGCGGAACCGTGGCGGAGGTGCTGGTGAAGGAGGGCCAGCGGGTCAGGGCAGGGGATATCCTGGTCCGCCTGGACGATTCCTCCGCCCGAACCGCCCTTGAGCAGGCCCGGCTCGACCTGGAGTCGGCTCGCCTGCGGCTGGCCTCCATGCGCAGGCCACCCACGGAGGCAGAGCTTGCCTCCGCCCGCGCAGCCCTCACCACCGCAGAAGCGCAGCTGGCCCAGCGGCGGGAGGAGCAGGCGGCGCTGGAAGTGGTTTCGCCAGGGAACGGTCAGGTCCTGGACTGCGCGGTTGCCACGGGAGACGCTGTGACGCCCGGAACGCTCCTGTGCCGGGTGGCTGACCTGAGCCGCCTTAAGGGCGTTTTTTCCGTGGATCAGGTTCACGCCCGGTATGTGGAACCGGGAGATTTCGTGGACGTGAGTGTGAGCGCCATCACGGGGAACCTGGTGGGCTGCCGGGTGGAAAGCGTCTCCCGGGAGGCCACCGTCTCCGGGTCGCGCGGCTACTTCCAGGTGACCGTGGCATTGCCGGGTACGAGCGGACTCATGCCCGGCATGAGCGCCACCATGACCTTCGAGGGGGCCTGGGGGCCGGCCAGTGCCAGCGGCCAGATCCAGGCGGCCGAGGAGTGGCAGGTGCGGGCGCGGGTGTCGGGGAAGGTCGGGTCGCTGGCGGTGAAGGAAGGGGATGGGGTGACGGCCGGTCAGGTGCTGATGCGACTCGAGAACACCGCCCTGGCCGCCCAGATCGCGCAGGCGGAGGCTCAGGTCAAGTCGGCCCGGGAGGAACTGGCTCGTCTCCTGGCAGGCGGTACCGTGGCCAAGAGCGAAGACATCGCTGCCCAGGAGCTGGCAGTGGAGCGCGCTCGGCTCGCGGTGGAGGAGAGGGAACGGGCCCTGGCCGACCTGGTGATCAGGGCCCCATGCGACGGCATGGTGGTCAGGCTGGGGTCATCGACCGGAACGGGCGGGGCCTCCGGTGGTGGGACGGGAACTTCAGAGGGAGCCAGTGGATTGCGGGCGGGGGACCGCCTGGCTGCCGGGGCGCAGGTGGCCATCATCTGGAGTGATACCTCCTATCAGGTCGAGGTGCCAGTAGATGAACTGGACGTGGCCCGGCTGCAGGTCGGAATGCCGGCTGAGGTGAAGGTGGCCGCCCTGGGCCAGGGGCTCCTGCCCGGCCGGGTGACCCGGGTGGCCCTGGAAGGGGTGGTCAAGGACGGCATCACCACCTATCCCGTGACGGTGGTGGTTGACTCCGTTCCGGGCTTGAGGGTGGGGATGAACGCCGATGTGCGTATCGAGGTGGAGCGCCGGGAAGGTGTGCTATACTTACCCGTTGAGGCCGTGCGCAGCCAGGGCGGGCGGCAGGTTGTGATGGTCCTCGAAGGGGGACAGCCGCGGCCCGTGGTGGTGGAGACCGGCCTGCGCACGGAGACGGCAGTGGAGATCCGCCAGGGGCTCGAGGAAGGTCAGGCGGTGGTGATATCCACATCACAAAGGGCAGGGCAGGAAGCGAGGCCCGGGATGTTCCCCTTCTTCCCCGGGCAAATGCAGCCCCGCACGCCGGGGCAATCGGCACCGCGTGCAACACCCGGGGGTGGGCGTTGA
- a CDS encoding ABC transporter ATP-binding protein, with translation MLISLQGVTRVYRVGHVEVPALRGLDLEIDRGEMVAIMGPSGSGKSTLLYIMGCLDRPTAGRYLLAGDDVGKKSDNQLADIRNRRVGFVFQNYYLLPRLSALANVEIPLIYRGVPGAERRRLARQALEAVGLGDRTHHFPNQLSGGEQQRVAIARALVGSPDIILADEPTGNLDTATGRQILGILQGLNEKGITVVLVTHDPGIGKAARRVVRLLDGRIVGDGGGEGASG, from the coding sequence ATGCTTATCTCGCTACAGGGCGTAACGCGGGTGTACCGGGTGGGGCATGTGGAAGTACCTGCGCTGCGCGGACTTGACCTGGAGATCGACCGGGGTGAGATGGTCGCCATCATGGGGCCTTCGGGATCGGGCAAGTCCACTCTCCTCTACATCATGGGCTGCCTCGACCGTCCCACCGCAGGCCGGTATCTCCTGGCCGGGGACGACGTGGGGAAGAAGAGTGACAACCAGCTGGCGGATATCCGCAACCGCCGCGTGGGCTTTGTGTTCCAGAACTACTACCTTCTGCCTCGCCTCTCGGCCCTGGCCAACGTGGAGATCCCCCTCATCTACCGGGGCGTGCCCGGGGCGGAACGGAGGAGGCTTGCCCGGCAGGCCCTGGAGGCGGTGGGCCTGGGTGACCGCACCCACCATTTCCCCAACCAGCTTTCCGGAGGGGAACAGCAGCGGGTGGCCATCGCCCGCGCCCTGGTGGGGTCCCCCGACATCATCCTGGCGGACGAGCCCACCGGCAACCTGGACACGGCCACCGGTCGGCAGATCCTGGGAATCCTGCAGGGACTCAACGAGAAGGGCATCACGGTGGTCCTGGTCACCCACGACCCGGGCATAGGCAAGGCCGCCCGGCGGGTGGTGCGGCTGCTGGACGGCCGCATCGTAGGGGACGGGGGTGGTGAAGGTGCTTCAGGATAG
- a CDS encoding ABC transporter permease, protein MKVLQDSLRSALVSLWAHRLRSFLTMLGVIIGVAAVIALVSIGEGARREVVGQIQGMGTDLVMVMARDVRLQADDARLIAQRVPGVAAASPVVSASLPVKRGNLSTDPDNPTIEGVWPEYAFIRNLSVTEGRFLRPEDEQGRRRVAVLGPTVVATLFESGSQAVGQTVSIAGQTFTVVGVLASRGQSLGTDNDNVVMVPLSAAQRLTGTTRIRSIWVKADSPDAGPTVRDLITSLLEDRYRREGVVMATSMEEAISVLGQAMNTLTLLLASIAGVSLVVGGIGIMNIMLVSVTERTREIGLRKALGAKRAHIVQQFLLEAVILSLIGGAVGIACGAAGAWGVSRLAGWPMALSLETVLLACLFAAAVGAFFGLFPALRAANQDPIRALRYE, encoded by the coding sequence GTGAAGGTGCTTCAGGATAGCCTGCGCAGCGCTCTGGTGTCTCTTTGGGCGCACCGGCTGCGTTCGTTCCTCACCATGCTGGGGGTGATCATCGGGGTAGCCGCGGTGATCGCCCTGGTATCCATCGGGGAGGGGGCCCGCCGGGAGGTGGTGGGGCAGATCCAGGGCATGGGCACCGACCTGGTGATGGTGATGGCCCGGGACGTGCGCCTGCAGGCGGATGATGCCCGGCTCATCGCCCAGCGCGTGCCCGGTGTGGCGGCCGCCAGCCCCGTGGTCAGCGCCAGCCTGCCTGTGAAGCGGGGGAACCTGAGCACCGACCCCGACAACCCCACCATAGAGGGGGTGTGGCCCGAATACGCCTTCATCCGGAACCTCAGCGTGACCGAGGGCCGGTTCCTGCGGCCGGAGGACGAGCAGGGGAGGCGGAGGGTGGCCGTACTCGGCCCCACCGTGGTCGCCACCCTGTTCGAGAGCGGCAGCCAGGCCGTGGGCCAAACAGTGTCCATCGCCGGGCAGACGTTCACCGTGGTGGGCGTGCTGGCCAGCCGGGGCCAGTCGCTGGGGACGGATAACGACAACGTGGTCATGGTTCCCCTGTCCGCCGCGCAGCGCCTGACGGGGACCACCCGCATCCGCAGCATCTGGGTGAAGGCGGACTCGCCCGACGCCGGCCCGACCGTGCGCGATCTCATCACCTCCCTGCTGGAAGACAGGTACCGGCGGGAAGGGGTGGTGATGGCCACCAGCATGGAGGAGGCCATCAGCGTCCTGGGCCAGGCCATGAATACCCTCACGCTGCTGCTGGCGTCCATCGCGGGCGTGTCCCTGGTGGTGGGGGGTATCGGCATCATGAACATCATGCTGGTGTCGGTGACCGAGCGCACCAGGGAAATCGGGCTGCGCAAGGCGCTGGGTGCCAAGCGCGCCCACATCGTGCAGCAGTTCCTGCTGGAGGCGGTCATCCTTTCCCTCATCGGGGGGGCTGTGGGTATCGCCTGCGGTGCGGCCGGTGCCTGGGGGGTGTCGAGGCTGGCGGGGTGGCCCATGGCCCTTTCCCTGGAGACGGTGCTGCTGGCCTGCCTGTTTGCGGCCGCGGTAGGGGCCTTCTTCGGCCTCTTCCCTGCCCTGCGTGCCGCGAACCAGGACCCCATCCGTGCCCTCCGCTACGAGTAG
- a CDS encoding phenylalanine--tRNA ligase beta subunit-related protein, with protein sequence MSRFTVAREIFDLFPDVCIGVVVAEGVDNRGEDGEIRNLVRVHALALSEELGGSDVREHPHVAVWREAFRKLGLNPNKFTSSIEALARRIAKKPELPVINKVVDLVNALSLKYILPMGAHDLDVLPGDIEVRFARPDDVFIPFGSTEPEAVDVSEVVYVTGNQVRTRKWVWRQGEMAKVVEESRRIFFPIDAFYSVTDHAAKAARSELAALLERFCGARTRMFWVDRDNPSAELD encoded by the coding sequence TTGTCGAGGTTTACGGTGGCGCGGGAGATATTTGACCTGTTTCCGGACGTATGCATCGGCGTGGTGGTAGCCGAAGGTGTCGACAATCGGGGCGAAGACGGGGAGATCAGGAACCTGGTGCGGGTCCATGCCCTGGCGCTTTCCGAAGAGCTGGGAGGATCGGACGTGCGCGAACACCCGCACGTGGCGGTGTGGCGCGAGGCCTTTCGCAAGCTTGGTCTTAACCCCAACAAGTTTACCAGCTCCATCGAGGCCTTAGCGAGGCGCATCGCCAAGAAGCCAGAGCTGCCGGTTATCAATAAAGTAGTGGACCTGGTAAACGCCCTCTCGCTCAAGTACATTCTCCCCATGGGCGCCCACGATCTGGACGTTCTGCCAGGGGACATCGAGGTTCGCTTTGCCCGGCCGGACGATGTTTTCATTCCCTTTGGCTCCACTGAGCCGGAAGCGGTGGACGTGAGTGAGGTAGTCTACGTTACGGGGAACCAAGTCCGCACCCGCAAGTGGGTGTGGCGCCAGGGCGAGATGGCCAAGGTGGTGGAGGAATCGAGGCGAATCTTTTTCCCTATCGACGCTTTTTACAGCGTCACCGACCACGCGGCGAAGGCGGCGCGTTCCGAACTGGCCGCCCTGCTCGAACGGTTCTGCGGGGCCCGGACGCGCATGTTCTGGGTGGACAGAGATAACCCGAGCGCGGAACTCGATTAA
- a CDS encoding CC/Se motif family (seleno)protein: MTYQPAVFAGAPQDVQRYREFQVDGLKVYLAKDARVGRDGLKISLWGIGPWKRILVDGLLS; the protein is encoded by the coding sequence ATGACCTACCAGCCTGCCGTGTTTGCAGGCGCCCCCCAGGATGTCCAGAGGTATCGTGAGTTCCAGGTCGACGGTCTGAAGGTCTATCTGGCCAAAGATGCCCGTGTGGGACGCGACGGGCTGAAGATCTCGCTGTGGGGCATTGGCCCCTGGAAGCGCATACTGGTGGACGGGCTGCTCAGCTAA
- a CDS encoding DVU0298 family protein, whose translation MKEHVVELLREGDWDGLVHAVRVRSVTWSQLIRALYLEDELVGWRAVEGFGRDIGELVTAETDTCREMLRRLLWAMNEESGSSGRRLPAALGEAVARAPGVFGDYALTLLGPLEEPFLQAAAAWGLGRIAQVRQDLVREAVAALRLLLDSPDPAVRGHGAWALGEMGVQDAAKELASLANDTGTVNIYLDGRLSRTTVGALARAARARLQAARPS comes from the coding sequence ATGAAGGAGCACGTAGTTGAGCTGCTGCGGGAGGGCGACTGGGATGGGCTGGTCCATGCCGTGCGGGTGCGCAGTGTGACATGGAGTCAGCTCATACGCGCCCTGTACCTCGAGGACGAGCTCGTGGGGTGGCGGGCCGTGGAGGGTTTCGGGCGCGACATCGGGGAACTGGTGACAGCAGAGACGGATACCTGCCGGGAGATGCTCCGGCGTCTCCTCTGGGCGATGAACGAAGAGTCGGGGAGCAGCGGCCGCCGTTTGCCGGCCGCCCTGGGGGAGGCTGTGGCCCGGGCACCGGGCGTTTTCGGGGACTACGCCCTGACGCTCCTGGGACCGCTCGAGGAGCCCTTTCTGCAGGCGGCCGCGGCCTGGGGTTTGGGCCGCATCGCGCAGGTGCGTCAAGACCTGGTGCGGGAGGCGGTGGCTGCCCTGCGTCTGCTCCTCGACAGCCCGGACCCTGCCGTCCGCGGCCACGGGGCGTGGGCGCTGGGCGAGATGGGGGTGCAGGATGCGGCCAAGGAACTGGCGTCCCTGGCGAATGATACCGGCACCGTGAACATTTATCTCGACGGTCGCCTGAGTAGGACCACGGTGGGGGCGCTGGCCCGCGCCGCCCGGGCCAGGCTGCAGGCTGCCCGGCCCTCGTAA